A genomic segment from Candidatus Neomarinimicrobiota bacterium encodes:
- a CDS encoding 3-deoxy-manno-octulosonate cytidylyltransferase yields DEPFIEPALIDDVVGAFDNRGTEMVTAVRRADAEDDIPNPNLVKVVFDKDWNALNFSRTPITDNKDNSNSEYWIHLGIYGYTRDFLLKFAAMDQTPLELSESLEQLRAIENGYRIKLIETAYKSFPIDTESDLNRANEEFEKYVLEKSGAV; encoded by the coding sequence GGATGAACCCTTCATCGAACCTGCATTGATAGACGACGTTGTCGGGGCGTTCGACAATCGCGGCACGGAAATGGTTACGGCCGTCCGCAGGGCGGACGCGGAGGACGATATCCCGAACCCGAATCTCGTCAAGGTAGTGTTCGACAAAGATTGGAACGCCTTGAATTTCAGCAGAACTCCTATAACCGATAATAAGGATAATTCAAATTCTGAGTATTGGATTCATTTGGGGATTTACGGGTATACCCGGGATTTTCTTCTGAAGTTCGCCGCTATGGATCAAACCCCTTTGGAATTATCGGAGAGTCTCGAGCAGCTGCGGGCAATCGAGAACGGATACAGGATAAAACTGATAGAAACTGCATATAAGTCGTTTCCCATAGACACAGAATCGGATCTTAACAGGGCAAATGAAGAATTTGAGAAATACGTGCTTGAAAAGTCGGGAGCGGTATGA